A single window of Pseudarthrobacter defluvii DNA harbors:
- a CDS encoding trypsin-like serine peptidase, protein MTSTRTLATSLMSFSTAALFALCSAGQATAAPAPSDTKDVAGVSSAAVTDTTSADYWTPERMRSAIPADVLARKAVDRQKSSPAVLPEQAKGQETRVQGSAPQIQAKANASESPVPHIGKVFFTLGGTNYVCSANSVASTNRNTVSTAGHCLNEGPGAFATKFTFVPAYLNGSAPYGKWTAKALYAPTQWSSSGSMEYDTGFAVMNQLNGRNLADVVGASGVSFNAARGLAYKAFGYPAASPFNGESLKSCSGTATNDPYNPQFNSQGIPCNMTGGSSGGPWFIGTSSSGYQNSVNSYGYGSNSTKMYGPYWGSVIQQAYNAASSAP, encoded by the coding sequence ATGACATCAACCAGGACTCTGGCCACAAGCCTCATGAGTTTCAGCACGGCAGCACTGTTCGCTCTCTGCTCAGCGGGTCAGGCAACGGCGGCTCCCGCACCGTCGGACACCAAGGACGTTGCCGGCGTCAGCAGCGCGGCCGTCACCGACACCACCAGCGCCGACTACTGGACGCCCGAACGCATGCGTTCGGCCATCCCGGCGGACGTCCTGGCCAGGAAGGCGGTGGACCGGCAGAAGTCCAGCCCGGCGGTTCTCCCTGAGCAGGCCAAGGGCCAGGAGACCAGGGTCCAGGGCTCCGCACCCCAAATCCAGGCCAAGGCCAACGCCAGCGAGAGCCCTGTGCCCCACATCGGCAAGGTGTTCTTCACCCTCGGCGGCACCAATTACGTCTGCTCGGCAAACTCGGTGGCGTCCACCAACCGGAACACCGTGTCCACCGCCGGCCACTGCCTCAATGAAGGACCCGGAGCCTTTGCCACCAAATTCACGTTCGTTCCCGCCTACCTGAATGGCTCCGCGCCCTACGGAAAGTGGACCGCCAAGGCGCTTTACGCCCCCACCCAGTGGAGCTCGTCCGGCAGCATGGAGTATGACACGGGCTTTGCCGTGATGAACCAGCTCAACGGCCGCAACCTTGCCGACGTCGTCGGGGCCTCCGGTGTCAGCTTCAACGCCGCCCGCGGGCTCGCCTACAAGGCATTCGGCTACCCGGCAGCCTCACCGTTCAACGGCGAATCCCTGAAGAGCTGCTCCGGCACCGCCACCAACGATCCCTACAACCCCCAATTCAACAGCCAGGGAATTCCCTGCAACATGACGGGCGGCTCCTCGGGCGGACCCTGGTTCATCGGCACCAGCTCCAGCGGTTACCAGAACTCGGTCAACAGCTACGGCTACGGCAGCAACTCCACCAAGATGTACGGCCCGTACTGGGGTTCTGTGATCCAGCAGGCGTACAACGCGGCTTCCTCAGCCCCGTAA
- a CDS encoding excinuclease ABC subunit UvrA, whose product METRQAVHAADSHDLIRVQGARENNLKDVSLELPKRRLTAFTGVSGSGKSSLVFATIAAESQRMINETYSAFVQGFMPSLARPDVDRLEGLTTAIIVDQERMGANPRSTVGTATDANAMLRILFSRLGKPYVGPPTAFSFNVPTRKASGIMSTEKGGRVEKNVVRQVTYLGGMCPRCEGMGNISDIDRTALYDESKSLSEGALTVPGYSMDGWYGRLFEGMGLPMDKPIATFTAKQLDTMLYAEPTKIKVEGVNLTFEGVIPKIQKSMLSKDMEAMQPHVKRFVERAVTFATCPDCGGTRLTAEVLDSRINGRNIADLCTMQISDLAQWVRELDEPSVRPLLAGLRDLLDSFTEIGLGYLSLDRPAGTLSGGEAQRTKMIRHLGSSLTDVTYVFDEPSIGLHPHDIERMNTLLLQLRDKGNTVLVVEHKPEMIAIADHVVDLGPKAGTGGGEIVYEGDVDGLRSSGTITGRHLDDRARLKDSVRKTNGALEVRGAATNNLKDVDVDVPLGLLCVVTGVAGSGKSSLIHGSLAKREGVVVIDQGAIKGSRRSNPATYTGLLEPIRKAFAKANGVKPALFSSNSEGACPTCNGAGVIFTELGVMATVESTCEDCEGRRFQPAVLEYTLGGMNIADVLDMSVDAALAYFAEGEARTPAAHKVLERLADVGLGYISLGQPLTTLSGGERQRLKLATQMAEAGEVYILDEPTVGLHLADVQQLLGLLDRLVDSGKSVIVIEHHQAVMAHADWIIDIGPGAGHDGGRIVFEGTPADLVAGRATLTGRHLATYVGA is encoded by the coding sequence ATGGAAACCAGGCAGGCGGTGCACGCCGCAGACAGCCACGACCTGATCCGGGTGCAGGGCGCGCGGGAAAACAACCTCAAGGACGTCAGCCTTGAGCTACCCAAGCGGCGGCTGACCGCCTTCACCGGGGTGTCCGGTTCCGGCAAGAGCTCGCTGGTGTTTGCCACCATCGCCGCCGAGTCGCAGCGGATGATCAACGAAACCTACAGCGCCTTTGTCCAGGGGTTCATGCCCAGCCTGGCCCGGCCCGACGTGGACCGGCTGGAGGGGCTGACCACGGCGATCATCGTGGACCAGGAGCGGATGGGTGCCAACCCGCGCTCCACCGTAGGCACGGCCACCGACGCCAACGCCATGCTGCGGATCCTCTTCAGCCGCCTGGGCAAGCCCTACGTCGGCCCGCCCACTGCCTTCTCCTTCAACGTGCCCACCCGCAAGGCCAGCGGCATCATGAGCACCGAGAAGGGCGGCCGGGTGGAGAAGAACGTGGTCCGCCAGGTCACCTACCTGGGCGGCATGTGCCCGCGCTGCGAGGGCATGGGGAACATCAGCGACATCGACCGGACGGCCCTCTATGACGAATCGAAGTCCCTGAGCGAGGGCGCGCTCACCGTGCCCGGCTACTCAATGGACGGCTGGTACGGGCGCCTGTTCGAGGGTATGGGCCTGCCCATGGACAAACCGATCGCCACGTTCACGGCCAAGCAGCTGGACACGATGCTGTACGCCGAACCAACCAAGATCAAGGTGGAGGGCGTCAACCTCACGTTCGAGGGCGTCATCCCCAAGATCCAGAAGTCCATGCTCTCCAAGGACATGGAGGCCATGCAGCCGCACGTGAAGCGGTTCGTGGAACGCGCGGTCACCTTCGCCACCTGCCCGGACTGCGGCGGCACCCGGCTGACTGCGGAGGTGCTCGACTCGCGGATCAACGGCAGGAACATCGCGGACCTGTGCACCATGCAGATCAGCGACCTGGCGCAGTGGGTCCGCGAGCTGGATGAGCCCTCAGTCCGGCCGCTGCTCGCCGGGCTGCGCGACCTGCTGGATTCCTTCACCGAAATCGGCCTGGGCTACCTCTCACTGGACCGTCCGGCGGGCACCCTCTCCGGCGGCGAGGCGCAGCGGACCAAGATGATCCGCCACCTGGGCTCTTCCCTAACGGACGTCACCTACGTTTTCGACGAGCCCAGCATCGGGCTGCACCCGCACGACATCGAGCGGATGAACACCCTCCTGCTGCAGCTGCGGGACAAAGGCAACACGGTCCTGGTGGTGGAGCACAAGCCGGAGATGATCGCCATTGCCGATCACGTCGTCGACCTCGGCCCCAAGGCCGGCACCGGCGGCGGGGAGATCGTCTACGAGGGCGACGTCGACGGGCTGCGGTCCAGCGGCACCATCACCGGCCGGCACCTGGACGACCGGGCCCGCCTGAAGGACTCCGTCCGGAAGACCAACGGCGCGCTGGAGGTCCGCGGGGCCGCGACGAACAACCTGAAGGACGTCGACGTCGATGTGCCGCTGGGTCTGCTGTGCGTGGTGACGGGCGTGGCCGGGTCCGGAAAAAGCTCGCTGATCCACGGCTCCTTGGCCAAACGGGAGGGCGTGGTGGTGATCGACCAGGGCGCCATCAAAGGATCCCGGCGGAGCAACCCGGCCACCTACACCGGACTGCTGGAACCCATCCGCAAAGCCTTCGCCAAAGCCAACGGCGTCAAGCCTGCCCTCTTCAGCTCCAACTCCGAGGGCGCCTGCCCCACCTGCAACGGCGCCGGGGTGATCTTCACCGAGCTCGGCGTGATGGCCACGGTGGAATCCACCTGCGAGGACTGCGAGGGACGCCGCTTCCAGCCCGCCGTCCTCGAATATACGTTGGGCGGCATGAACATAGCCGACGTCCTGGACATGTCCGTGGACGCAGCGCTGGCGTACTTCGCGGAGGGTGAGGCCAGGACGCCGGCGGCGCATAAGGTCCTTGAACGCCTGGCCGACGTGGGCCTGGGCTACATCTCCCTGGGCCAGCCGCTGACCACCCTGTCCGGCGGCGAGCGCCAGCGGCTCAAGCTGGCCACGCAGATGGCCGAAGCCGGCGAGGTCTACATCCTGGACGAGCCCACCGTGGGCCTGCACCTGGCCGACGTCCAGCAACTGCTGGGGCTGCTGGACCGCCTGGTGGACTCCGGCAAGTCAGTGATCGTCATCGAGCACCACCAGGCGGTGATGGCGCACGCAGACTGGATCATCGACATCGGTCCGGGAGCAGGGCACGACGGCGGCAGGATCGTTTTCGAGGGCACCCCGGCTGATCTGGTGGCCGGCCGGGCCACGCTCACCGGCCGGCACCTGGCAACGTACGTGGGTGCCTAA
- a CDS encoding MOSC domain-containing protein, which yields MPEKFRYDVEILHLLVSPAHAYFGRARDGAPDVPTTDAPQAEVVAGKGIVGDRFFGKAAHMDAAVTLFAAESLEAIAAELGAPPFDPLMTRRNVVLRGAQLAPLLGQDFVLESGGSSVTLHGGRHAQPCAWMNEVLAPGAHPAMRGRGGIRCRALSNGFLHRGPAVLVSPVPLDPARAGEASLLRPSRLP from the coding sequence ATGCCCGAAAAGTTCCGGTACGACGTCGAGATCCTGCACCTGCTGGTGTCCCCTGCGCACGCGTACTTTGGCCGTGCCCGGGACGGTGCCCCCGACGTCCCCACCACCGACGCTCCCCAGGCGGAGGTGGTGGCCGGAAAGGGAATCGTGGGCGACCGGTTCTTCGGCAAGGCGGCGCACATGGACGCTGCCGTGACCCTCTTTGCCGCGGAGTCCCTCGAAGCCATTGCCGCCGAGTTGGGCGCGCCACCGTTCGACCCCCTGATGACCCGCCGGAATGTGGTCCTCCGTGGAGCGCAGTTGGCCCCGCTGCTGGGGCAGGACTTTGTGCTGGAATCCGGAGGCTCCTCGGTGACGCTGCACGGCGGTCGGCACGCCCAGCCCTGCGCCTGGATGAATGAGGTGCTCGCCCCCGGCGCGCATCCGGCCATGCGCGGCCGCGGCGGCATCCGCTGCCGGGCCCTGTCCAACGGATTCCTGCACCGCGGGCCTGCGGTGCTGGTCAGCCCGGTGCCGCTTGACCCTGCACGGGCAGGCGAGGCAAGCCTGCTCCGGCCATCCCGGCTGCCCTAG
- a CDS encoding HD domain-containing protein, which yields MSTPKTPFAPAEPGTAAGSAPGTAPDTGDALADAFAAEYSVRPIPAPGPVDTTPITGTPAALDSLDALWKAVVHETRTRGNDIHLPISLAFAERLCRAYPDADAELVRVATLLHDTGWAHVDESRILSEGFTGDWRKATIRYEHEKQGCDVARRVLPGLGYSGRFVEQVCDIIDGHDTRPVARSLEDALMRDADRLWRFDHAGIALASSWFGMDPATYTDRLATEIVPELITQAAVEMATADLCRSNALLKTAVIR from the coding sequence ATGAGCACCCCCAAGACGCCGTTTGCCCCGGCGGAGCCCGGCACCGCCGCCGGTAGCGCGCCCGGCACCGCACCGGACACCGGCGACGCCCTGGCCGATGCTTTCGCCGCGGAGTACAGCGTCCGCCCCATCCCAGCCCCCGGACCCGTGGACACCACCCCCATCACCGGCACGCCCGCGGCCCTGGACTCGCTCGACGCGCTTTGGAAGGCAGTGGTCCACGAAACCAGGACCCGCGGCAATGACATCCACCTGCCCATCTCCCTGGCCTTCGCCGAACGGTTGTGCCGGGCCTACCCCGACGCGGATGCCGAACTGGTGCGGGTGGCCACGCTGCTGCACGACACTGGTTGGGCACACGTGGATGAGTCCCGGATCCTCTCGGAAGGCTTCACGGGGGACTGGCGAAAGGCCACCATCCGCTATGAGCACGAGAAGCAGGGCTGCGACGTGGCCCGCCGGGTCCTTCCCGGCCTGGGCTATTCAGGCAGATTCGTGGAACAGGTCTGCGACATTATCGACGGCCACGACACCCGGCCCGTGGCCCGCTCACTGGAGGACGCGCTGATGCGTGACGCCGACAGGCTGTGGCGGTTCGACCACGCCGGCATCGCCCTGGCCTCCTCCTGGTTCGGGATGGATCCCGCCACCTACACCGACCGGCTGGCCACCGAAATCGTCCCGGAACTCATCACCCAGGCTGCCGTGGAGATGGCCACCGCGGACCTCTGCCGGTCCAACGCCCTGCTGAAGACGGCGGTGATCCGATGA
- a CDS encoding alpha/beta hydrolase — METSPASQGSALARKRTALFWASVGCTAALVGVALWMLAGNPAVLGGHPLLPGILLASAAAGAAWAVLLWRRRDVPRPRSRVRAVGAWAGRVAVLALAAGLAWLNPFAYQPGPTAEAGPASDLTVTETDTAITMSPDGARPTNGLVFYPGARVDAGAYQDILAPAVGAGCRVVILKEPLGLSLLDGNQARSAIGANPDISTWAVGGHSLGGVSASSFALNNADVKGLVLYASYPVESLRGRTGLSVLSVSGTRDGLSTPEKIRASRELLPPDTEFAAVQGGVHAFFGDYGIQPGDGEPGMSRSAAQQQVAAATVSFLGRL; from the coding sequence ATGGAGACATCACCTGCCAGCCAGGGCAGCGCGCTGGCCAGGAAACGGACGGCCCTTTTCTGGGCATCGGTGGGGTGCACAGCTGCCCTGGTGGGGGTTGCACTGTGGATGCTTGCCGGGAACCCTGCCGTCCTGGGCGGCCACCCGCTGCTGCCGGGCATCCTGCTGGCCTCGGCTGCCGCCGGCGCAGCCTGGGCGGTCCTGTTGTGGCGCCGCCGCGATGTTCCCCGGCCCCGCTCCCGTGTCCGGGCCGTTGGGGCGTGGGCCGGCAGGGTGGCGGTCCTGGCGCTAGCCGCCGGGCTGGCCTGGCTCAACCCCTTTGCCTACCAGCCGGGGCCGACGGCGGAGGCCGGGCCGGCGTCAGACCTCACCGTCACCGAAACGGACACCGCCATCACCATGTCACCCGATGGCGCCAGACCCACCAACGGGCTGGTCTTCTACCCGGGAGCACGCGTGGACGCCGGGGCCTACCAGGACATCCTGGCTCCGGCCGTCGGCGCCGGGTGCCGGGTGGTCATCCTTAAGGAACCGCTCGGGCTCAGCCTGCTGGACGGCAACCAGGCCCGTAGCGCCATCGGGGCGAATCCGGACATCAGCACCTGGGCGGTGGGCGGCCATTCCCTGGGCGGGGTGTCGGCATCGTCATTCGCGCTCAACAACGCCGACGTCAAGGGCCTGGTGCTGTACGCCTCCTACCCTGTGGAATCACTGCGCGGACGGACGGGCCTCTCCGTCCTGTCCGTCTCCGGCACCAGGGATGGGCTCAGCACGCCGGAGAAGATCCGGGCCTCCCGGGAACTCCTGCCCCCGGACACGGAATTCGCCGCCGTCCAGGGAGGGGTGCACGCGTTCTTTGGTGACTACGGCATACAGCCCGGTGACGGCGAACCCGGCATGAGCCGCAGCGCGGCACAGCAGCAGGTCGCCGCGGCCACGGTGTCATTCCTGGGCCGGCTTTAG
- a CDS encoding NAD(P)/FAD-dependent oxidoreductase, translating into MGTQAVEQETATATVPTRTGLLIIGASQSGVQLAVSLRALGFDEHITLLGDEDHRPYQRPALSKEFLQGTVESESLIFRSNDYWAGHNVDLVKGEYIVRIDKEADGSGVAHASSGREFPFKRLALTVGARARKLEIDGSGLDGVLYLRNADDALALKARVGDATDVVVIGGGFIGLEAASSLQKMGKNVTVLEFGPRLVGRAVGEETAEYFLQAHRSRGLDIRLNTSAARFTADDGGTRVAAVELQDGTVLPAQIVLIGIGVIPNTQLADQLGLAVDNGVVVDRFALASDGTTVAVGDVANMPNPVPGSEPGERIRLESVNNAIEHAKVAAYSLTGRREEYAGIPWFWSNQADLKLQIAGLCNGYDQTVVRNDRERGKFSVLYYRQGRIIAADCVNAPLDFMAVKNALAKGLNIPADAAADPGIQLKTITTDS; encoded by the coding sequence ATGGGAACGCAGGCAGTGGAACAGGAAACCGCGACGGCCACGGTTCCCACCAGGACCGGGCTCCTGATCATCGGCGCCAGCCAGTCCGGCGTGCAGCTGGCGGTATCGCTCCGGGCGCTGGGCTTCGACGAACACATCACCCTGCTGGGGGACGAGGACCACCGCCCGTACCAGCGGCCGGCGCTGTCCAAGGAGTTCCTGCAGGGCACCGTGGAAAGCGAATCCCTCATCTTCCGCTCCAACGACTACTGGGCCGGGCACAACGTGGACCTGGTCAAGGGCGAATACATCGTCCGGATCGACAAGGAAGCGGACGGTTCCGGGGTGGCGCATGCGTCCTCGGGCCGGGAGTTTCCGTTCAAGCGGCTGGCCCTGACCGTGGGCGCCAGGGCGCGGAAGCTCGAGATTGACGGCAGCGGCCTGGACGGCGTGCTCTACCTCCGCAACGCCGACGACGCCCTGGCGCTCAAAGCGCGGGTTGGCGACGCCACGGACGTGGTGGTGATTGGGGGCGGGTTCATCGGCCTTGAAGCCGCGTCCAGCCTGCAGAAGATGGGGAAAAATGTCACCGTGCTCGAATTTGGGCCGCGGCTCGTGGGCCGGGCCGTGGGGGAGGAGACCGCCGAATACTTCCTGCAGGCCCACCGCTCCCGCGGCCTGGATATCCGCCTCAACACCAGTGCGGCGCGCTTCACCGCTGACGACGGCGGCACCCGGGTTGCCGCCGTCGAACTCCAGGACGGGACGGTACTGCCGGCACAGATCGTCCTGATCGGCATCGGCGTCATTCCCAACACGCAACTGGCGGACCAGCTGGGCCTGGCCGTGGACAACGGCGTGGTGGTGGACCGGTTCGCGTTGGCCTCCGACGGGACCACGGTGGCCGTGGGGGACGTCGCCAACATGCCCAACCCCGTTCCCGGCTCCGAGCCCGGGGAACGGATCCGGCTGGAAAGCGTCAACAACGCCATCGAGCACGCCAAAGTGGCCGCGTATTCGCTGACCGGACGGCGCGAGGAGTACGCCGGAATCCCGTGGTTCTGGTCCAACCAGGCGGACCTCAAGCTGCAGATCGCCGGCCTGTGCAACGGCTACGACCAGACTGTGGTCCGGAACGACCGGGAACGCGGAAAATTCAGCGTCCTCTACTACCGGCAGGGCCGCATCATCGCCGCGGACTGCGTCAACGCGCCGCTGGACTTCATGGCCGTCAAGAACGCGCTCGCCAAGGGCCTCAACATTCCCGCTGATGCCGCGGCAGACCCCGGCATCCAACTCAAGACCATCACCACGGACAGCTGA
- a CDS encoding aldehyde dehydrogenase family protein, giving the protein MTSATHDAPADAPALATRSGLALPHTHVDTIYVDGAWQPSRGTGRNPVTDPATGEVWGSVPDGTAEDVDAAVGSAQKAFDGEWRRLAPSERAAYLLRIADEVEKRAEELSLTNSRENGSPVAESSGAAANAAGILRYFATLVGYLEQEDVRPFPRGGGESVVRRDPLGVCALIAPWNFPINLVMIKLAPALLAGCTVVIKPASPTPLSIRVIIDAIAAAGVPAGVVNLVTGSGRLGDVLVRHPGVAKVAFTGSTPVGRKIAAACGELLRPVTLELGGKSSAIVLPDADLDAMSRVLIKSSMRNTGQTCYISTRILAPASRYGEVVDMVTATIAAGKQGDPLNPETVFGPCATESQYRTVLEYVESGLAEGARATTGGRAASLAGGLENGYFVEPTVFADVTPDMRIAREEIFGPVITILKYDDAGGSVDEAVALANNTEFGLGGLVFGRDEDAALAVADRMDTGSVGLNFFASNHAAPFGGRHDSGLGTEYGIEGLNAYLSYKSIHRKR; this is encoded by the coding sequence ATGACCTCCGCCACGCACGACGCACCGGCTGACGCACCGGCCCTGGCCACGCGGTCCGGCCTGGCCCTGCCGCACACCCACGTGGACACCATCTACGTTGACGGCGCCTGGCAGCCCTCCCGGGGCACCGGCCGGAACCCGGTTACCGACCCCGCCACCGGCGAAGTCTGGGGTTCTGTCCCGGACGGCACGGCGGAGGACGTGGACGCCGCCGTCGGCTCCGCCCAGAAGGCTTTCGACGGCGAATGGCGCCGGCTGGCGCCATCTGAGCGGGCCGCTTACCTGCTCCGGATCGCCGATGAAGTGGAGAAGCGGGCGGAGGAGCTCTCACTGACCAACTCGCGGGAGAACGGATCCCCGGTGGCCGAATCCTCCGGCGCCGCTGCCAACGCCGCCGGCATCCTCCGCTACTTCGCCACCCTGGTCGGATACCTGGAACAGGAGGACGTCCGCCCCTTCCCGCGCGGCGGCGGCGAATCGGTGGTGCGGCGCGATCCCCTGGGCGTGTGCGCCCTGATCGCCCCGTGGAACTTCCCCATCAACCTGGTGATGATCAAGCTGGCGCCGGCGCTGCTGGCCGGCTGCACCGTGGTGATCAAACCGGCGTCCCCCACCCCGCTGTCCATCCGCGTGATCATCGACGCCATTGCCGCAGCAGGCGTCCCGGCCGGCGTCGTCAACCTGGTCACCGGCTCCGGCCGCCTGGGTGACGTGCTGGTCAGGCACCCCGGGGTAGCCAAGGTGGCATTCACCGGCTCGACACCCGTGGGCCGGAAGATCGCCGCCGCCTGCGGTGAGCTGCTGCGTCCGGTCACCCTGGAGCTGGGCGGCAAGTCCAGCGCAATCGTGCTGCCGGACGCGGACCTGGACGCCATGTCCCGGGTGCTCATCAAATCCTCCATGCGGAACACGGGGCAGACCTGCTACATCTCCACCCGCATCCTGGCCCCCGCCAGCCGCTATGGCGAAGTGGTGGACATGGTCACGGCCACCATCGCAGCCGGGAAGCAGGGCGATCCCCTAAACCCGGAGACGGTCTTTGGCCCCTGCGCCACCGAGTCGCAGTACCGCACCGTGCTGGAATACGTGGAGTCAGGGCTGGCCGAAGGCGCCCGAGCCACCACCGGCGGGCGCGCGGCCTCGCTGGCCGGGGGGCTGGAGAACGGCTACTTCGTGGAGCCCACGGTGTTCGCGGACGTTACCCCGGACATGCGGATAGCACGGGAGGAGATCTTCGGGCCGGTGATCACCATCCTCAAATACGACGACGCCGGCGGCAGCGTCGACGAGGCTGTGGCACTGGCGAACAACACCGAATTCGGCCTGGGCGGTTTGGTGTTCGGCCGGGACGAGGACGCGGCGCTCGCCGTGGCCGACCGGATGGACACCGGCTCGGTGGGCTTGAACTTCTTCGCCTCCAACCACGCGGCCCCCTTCGGCGGCCGGCACGATTCCGGGCTGGGCACCGAATACGGGATCGAGGGGCTCAACGCCTACCTGAGCTACAAGTCGATCCACCGGAAGAGGTAG